CTTAATTTGTAATTACTTGTTTAGCAAATGCTCTTTGTTCAAATTAGACCATTACCCAGAAATAAAGGATTAGCATTGTTGAGCCTCACCAAACTAATattgcaataaatgtttttatataatggGCAATTCGTAACATTGTACATCCAAGTATCCTTGCATTGCATTCAGTTCATTCATCCTCTTGTGTCAAGTTAATCTTCTTTAAACTGTGAAGTAGAATTCAAAGCTTCCACAATAAGAACTATGAAGAAAAGTCCTTGAGCTGAAAATATGTTAATGTGCTCCCTTCTGTACAATCTGAGCGAACCGATTGTTGACGGACAAGGTTGTATCTATGAACCGGTCTACACAGCTAACCAAACAGTTCTCAGTCCGCGAATCCAGCTTGTTTCCGGGTCTGTCCACACATTTGTCCCAGCAGACATCCATAAAATTGTGAACCTGGAGAGAAGCATGCAAATAATCAAATTCAACATGTATTCACCCACATGGAAAGGATTTGCTTTTAATGAAGAAAAACGATTCAAAAAAGCAGCTGGCAAATGTAaaagacagactttctgtaatccTGACAATCTACATTCAAGTATGATTTAACCTTTGGCAAACAACTTACTTGTATTCTTGGGAAGCATTCATATCCCAAGCTGCTTCAAAGGAGtagtaaaggttaaaactaagtaagccttttcagaaaggtccatctaaatataccagtaaacccccaaagtaatgctgctttgagtcctctgtcaaaagaaacattgcatttctttccttctattgtgtactcatgggcttctgtatcagacttcctgccttcatcttaaacctcattgccctgggcaagagcatgctcagtttgctcctcttcccctcccccttccttctctgctgtaatctgagcccagagcagggagagactcaggcaggaagtgatgtcacaccatgttaatactgcagctcctatcctaaacaaacagagtttctagagctttttactcaggtatggtaaaacattcgatagaataaatatagcattctagcttgcactattgcagctaatctattcgcaataaaatgcctccgtagctttccttctccttcaaggctAAAAGTttcagctatactcaattatctTCAAATGTTTATTGCAGAAGAAATGCAGCAGAAGTGCCAAGtttctgctgcaataaacattttaaattataagggttcGGGTGAATCTTGAATCCTCTTCCCTGTATTTGGCTAATACTGAACAGAATACAAATCCTTTTCACACCTGGAGTCTGATAATGCAGGTGAAAATTGAGATGAGCTCGCAAAGCACATTACTTGTTTTTTATTCCCACTACACTGTTACAGAATCAGCGTGATCTCCTTGCACTCGCTGGAATTCTAGGACGGGCACCTGTAACAGATGCTGGTGTTGCATAATCTTCAGGACTGTGGAATGAATGATGCCGGCCATAGATGTGCTGTACCTGTTCCCCACAGCAGCGCCCCCGCCTAAGCCTTAGAACTTGAGCTAATTGTTTCCTGTTTTTTCTGACGGTACCTGTCCTAGCATTCCAGCGAGTGCAAGGAAACTGCACTAATTCAGTAACAGTGTAGTGGGAATAAAAAACGAGTAATGTGCTGTTTTATGTCACTGTAAGGTTATTTCATTGCTTGTATTACACTACGCTAGACTCCCCCCTCgctcctgagtctctccctcagCTGTGTGCGCTTCTGACTTGGCATCTGTAAAAATAACCGCCTTTTTTCATTGGTAGGTGGGTCAGGCCGTGAAGGTTTTCTGTACTAGTGAACTGAGCAGATTGTGGAGGAATACACTGAGGTAACAGCTCTTAGaacagtgatacccaaccagtagcttgtgagcaacatgttgctctccaaccccttggatgttgctcagtgtcctcaaagcaggggcttatttttgaattccaggcttggctgcacgttttaattgcacaaaaagtatagtgccaagtagagcctcttgtaggctgctagtccatataggggctaccaaatagccaatcacagcccttattcggcaccccaagggactttttcatgcctgtgttgctccccaactctttttacatttgaatgtggctcaaggataaaaaaggttggggacccctgtattagagcatcaatgcaaaaaaaaatgcattgcaaatACAAATAGCATTATAATCTTTCCCCAAAGCCTAGGAAAGATTATACAGTAGATTTCaaccatagatcccctttaaacctTTTACTCATCAATTGTTTTCTCCTCTACTGCCATCCTGCCAGAAAACAGTGGCAGACACTATTCGTTGCCCACCTATCCCTGCTCCGAATATTGCTGAAACTAAGATtcgtttatataaaatatagtagtatctctgaagcaaacacacctgttttaccaatgcagggcaacactacattattttgtcatttgtttaaaacactttcattttttggtgttaccgttcctttaaagtttttgGTGGCAAGGTCCAGCTGTCATTGCAACTGTGTGCAACTGGCAACTCACCATTTAATAGTAATAGTAGGAGTGGCAGGttactgtaagctccactggggccgAGACAAAAGATATGATGTACAATCTCTATGAAGCGCTAGGGAATATGtctgcaaaaaaacaatggggctcatttatcaacactgggcaaaattacCTATAGCAACAGTGATTAGCTTGTTATAGCCAGCTgctagtagaacaatgaatgcagaaatgtgattggttgccatgggttactttaCTACCCCCTGGGCAAATTAGcctagtgcatacctcccaacattttggaagtaaaaagagggacaaaaaatgttttcccgcacgtagcgcagcaatttttgtgaccacacccctttatgtggccacaccccctaattaccatgtttgttttacaaaatttggcaggttatgaaagtttgaaaatatttctccttatctaaactgtgtttttgtgtctcaaaattgttacaaagtatcttatttgcacctgttacctgttctgggctctctgctaaaagcctgtgagaaactttgtttctttttctggctgttcagtgcagagaaaagagggactttccagtacaaatgagggactgtccctccgaaaaagggacagttgggcggtatgtcaatgataaatgaccccactaTATCTAGACCCGTGTCCAGCAACTTCACATTAAACACATCCCCATTTCGTAGAAgtataataaaatttgaatttgtataaCACTTTTTCAGTACTGAAGAGGCACTATTCTGTGACGTGCTGAATGATGCATATCATTGCAAAATGACGTATGTTAGACAAGCAACCCCACGTGGGTGACCGGCTCGCACCTGGGCAGTGAACTGAGCTTTCTGCTGTTCCACCGCGAGCATCCTTTGCAGTTCCGCAGCCTCGGCAGGATTCGCTCCGGTCCCCGACAAATCCAGGTTTGAATCAAAGTCAGACATGTTGCGATGAAGGCTATGCTTACACTAGCTACGACCTTCACCACCGGCAACAAGAATACACCTCCAAGGAAGCGTGGAGTCAAATTCTGCGCTTGGATTAGCCAAGAAATCTATCAATCACTCGGCAGACCAATAGCCTCGAGTCTTGAAACGCAAAACTCCACTACTATTGGCTAAGCTTGCGTGCCAACTCTTACTTCAAAATCACGCTGCGAGCTTTTGTATATATCTTTCAAAATCTCGCGGTAGTTGTTTAAGGGATGAAAGTGTTCGCTGCTCAGCTTGCGTCACATACTAATTACATTCAtaacttttattttgtgttaTAGAAACGCTCCTCCCTATCCTGCTGTGTTTCCGGGTCAGTAGGTGTCCTTGGTGGGTATTGGGGCAAAATGGTAACTGTCTTGCGATTGAGTTCCCTATGCAGGGCTAATAGAGGTAAGTAGTGGCAATGGTTGTGTGGGCGGCGTTAAAAAGAACCTTAATGCGCCCGCGGTCatccatttttatttgattaaacaCACTTGTTGATGTAATAGTTAATGTAATTCACCTTCTGTTCAGTCAAGGGGTTCTGAAACTTGTATTGTACTTGTACAACTGCTGCATTGTGTATTGATAGAAGGTAGTTCGCTAACTGCTGAACACCATAATGATTgtatcctttaaataaaccagtCAGTGACCTTCAGGACCTTTTATGTTCCATGTCTCTTAAAGGAGTAGTTGACCTTAAGGTTAACTTGTAGCATGTactagaatttatttatttttaataaactcttcaattggtcttcattatttattacccTTTCCTTCCTGCCTCTTTCTTGCTTTCAAGTAGATGTCATTGACCCTGgcagccaggtctggactgagaatttagataggcccttgcatttcagTTACACTgcggcccaatcagcccccacagaggcccaaacagcccccaccagtccactaaatactgactttctatggcaccttaaagcagcccctctggcatttgccagaacccacagattgccagtccgggcctgctggcagCCATAAATGTATTGCTCAATCAGTGAAGcagttttattgctattgttactttttaatacttattttcGCATGCCGACCTCTTCAGTTTTCCAGTCTGTCCTAGAAACTGCTGAGTGGTATCTAGAATAAATTGCAGAGTAGctgaacaaaaaatgtaaaaactacaaaGATAAAAAAGGTAGAGCATGTTCcagttgtctcagaataccctCTTGTTCAATAtgaattcaatgaatagggcttatgaCGAACTTTGTTTTATTCATGGAAAGtcggttttgtttgtttttatttttttaaaatgctacttcttgtttggtccttgcaagataATTACCAGTAAACAATCCCCTCCCTTCCaacttttttgtaactttttacaTGAATATAAGCAGGATTGCTTTATGCAGGGATATTATCTGTTTATTATAttccttgcaaggaccaaacatggagtagctttaataTCCCCGTTTAGCTTGTGTAGCTCAATAAATAACCCAAACCATAGATTTTTCCTGAATAAAACAATCGATAAAGTATTTAGCATATTCAGCCCTGTGCTTTGCAGTGACGTTACACAAGGAGTGCCCTTTTTAGTTTAAACGTGAAGTACCTGTTTGTTAAGGTAGGTTAAAGAGCATGTTTGCCCCAGGCCTGTTGCTAGATATTTTCAATTTATgaatcagggatgtccaacctagATATACCTCCAGCTGCTGAACTGCAATTCAACAACTGCTATAGTTGTTGCTGTTTAAACATCCCCGGTTTTCCCTCTTTGTTCACTTGACCTCTTGATCATTTTACGAACTGTCCATGTCTAGGAAGCTGAAATATAACTAAACATTTATATTTGGCATTGGTATTGTATTTAAtagctaataataaaataacacattttcgatagttttttgttttttaaaatctcaATGTAGATGTAGTTGCTTTTTTTGCGGTGTTCTCCATTGGACCTGCAATTCCTGCATATGCGAATGTCCTGCCATTTCTCCCCTGCAAAAATGTAACGTCACAATGCTTGAATGCACTGAGGTTGGGAGGTAATGCATGCCCTCCGTGTCCTGCATTTTTGCAGGTATTGCTATATGAGCTTTTGTGCCTCCTCTTTTATGAGTGGGGCTTAATTTACACATCATAGATGTCTGTTCTTAGATGGTATGCTCTTGTTTGGACATTATTTAATAGATAAGTCTAACACTCCGGCAGTCCCTAACTCCCATAGCAGAACAGTAAGAAGCTGTTTGGGAACCTAATGAACCTCTGATTTcatagttaaataaaataaaaacacaaaagaaaaaaaatgaccactAATAACCTCTGTTCAATACCTCATCAACTTTTTAAAGACTGTAAAGTTCACATCTGCTTTTGAATTTCGACCTTTATATATAATActgattataataaaacagtcatgtcatgcataaaaaaaaaaattacccctCATATGTCATTGATCTGCCCGTGGCCACttgtcctttttgttttttttgtttttttctgaggtCATTAGTGGAAACTATAGTTGTTTCTGTGTGGGATATACGCATATAAGAGTATTTAGTTTTAGTACTATTTTTGGTTATTCTTGAAGTCTTGAGtgtctgctttttttgtttttctctgtagcaTCTGCCTTTAAATCTCTCCTCATTAGACCAGTGCCATGTTTGTCTCAAGATCTTCACACAGTTCAGACTTCTCAAATACATACTTCCCAAAATCACCATGGTAAGTTATAAATCCTGCGAACATAGGTTTTGAGAAATAATTGTAGTTGGAATGTATCGTGGAGTTCCTAGTTGTTCTCAGCGACATCAAAAACAAATCCTGAAGTAGGTGGATGACTGCCAGCTCAGTTTCGAAGGTTTTTGTATCATAGCAAtgcctttttttactttttttccaagtAGAAACTAAACCACACACTAATCTACAGTTCCTCATGAACAATATTTATGATAGTCTTGTTTTGTAAAGGGAactttacccttttttttttattagtgtttgTTAATATTTCTTTAAACAGACTATAATCCATGAGATCATAGTTGCTTGTGCACAAAATATGCCTTTGAATTCATGTGGCATTCTCTATTGATTTCAGTCGATTTTCCCCTCAACCTtaacatttttgccaaaaaaaatgcaaaaagcctTCTTTTTTTGCAATGTAAGTCGTAATTGTTTGAATGATATCTATTCTGTTTTCTATAGCGGCATCAAAAGCTGCTTCTTTGCACTGGACCAGTGAAAGAGCATTGAGTGTTGCTTTGTTGGGACTTTTACCAGCAGCTTACCTGTACCCTGGGGCTGCCGTGGACTATTCATTGGCTGCAGCATTAACTCTCCATGGACACTGGTAATGAAATTAAAGTAAACACTCTTTTCATTATTAAACAAAGTGCAGTTAAACATTCGGTTCAGTCTATTGTGCACTCACTGTATGTGCTCCATGTGTCTTTTACATGTAGTGAGCAAGGATTGCTGGCAgctaaagaaaaattaaaagagaTCATAAAGTACAATAAAGCTGATAATGCTGCCGAAAATCAGCTTTTCAGAAATAGTTCCCCTTCTCATTACTATATAAGTGTATGTCTAATTttctcctgttttttctttttgttttataggGGACTTGGACAGGTGGTAACAGATTATGTTCATGGTGATGCAAAGATTAAGCTGGCCAACACCAGCCTTTTTGCCTTGTCTGCTTTGACATTTGCAGGCCTTTGTTACTTCAACTACCATGATGTGGGCATTTGTAAAGCCGTAGCCATGCTTTGGAGTCTGTAAATGGTCAGAAGACAATTGTATCACTCCAATGgcatttaaagggtggttcacctttaagttaacttttagtatgttatagaatggccaattctaagcaatgtttccattggtcttcattttttgtttttcatagtttttgaattattttcctccttctgactcttcccagatTTCAAATTGgagttgctgaccccatctaaaatcaaatggtctataaggctacaaatgtattgttattgctacattttattactcatctttctatttaggcctctcctttgcatattccagtctctccttcaaatcaatgcatggttgctagggtaatttggatcctaccaACCtggtggctgaaattgcaaactggagctagtgaataaaaagtttaataacctaaaaaaaacacataataaaaaatgaaaaacaatggcaaattgtctcctCTCTACAtgacactaaaagttaatttaaaggtaaacacccCCTTTATAATATAGCTCCAAGAGCAGGCAATAACAAATCATTTATGTCAAGCCTGCGAATTGAAGGTTAAAATCATTTGCCAGCTGGAATCTAgtgcatttttgttattttaagggAAACCGTTTATTCTTTTGTCTGGAAGTTCAGTCATTTATGTTTGACTGTCACAGGAATAAAGCTCTGTGAGCCAGTAAGCTGTTTTTCATAGCACCAAAGCACTTAAAGCAAATTTCTGTTCAAAGAATTGCAGTGTACTAGTGGGTATTGCCATTTGTTGCCTCGTGGCATGCGATCTTGCATTTTTCATGTGACACACTTCAGTTGCATTTGGACTTCTAAGAAATGTTGCTTGCTTTTTGTTCTGTATATTTAATGGGTTGTAAGAAGATGCTATCCTACTGCAAATCTGTctattaaagaaacaaaaagctAAGGGTTGTATCCAGTTCTTTAACAGGCTGACCATAGCATACTGTATGCTGGCTACCTACAGTTGCTTCTGAATGTCTCCTTTGCTGAATGACACATTTGCTGAATCTCGGATCAGTTTCTAAttctgtaattaaataaataactatgTTATGATGTTCATGATTGTTTTTGTTACAATCTGataaaaactgataaaaataacATCcctgttgtggtttttgaggattAGTTCTGGGAACTTAGAATAAATGgggattattataattataataaatgggGATTGCACACCCTTTTGCCATATTTCACTTGTCATtagacatcttaaaggagaatgaaacccttTTTGAGCAgtcgcaaactgctccaactgcgcatgtgcagaaataccgatctcccagtcatcttACAGAGGAGCTAGAAGACAgatgcgtgcaactccgctggaagaatctgcgccgaggggtgagtatggagtatggggcattttcccTGGGCTAGGtgtatgggtttttttgcaaaagggtttccttctcctttaaaccagaatGATAAATGATGTCAGTGCATGCTGGATGAATCTGCAGTGTATTCTGAGAAATAAAGGAACAAAGATCCAGTAGAAAAAAGTACACACTCAgaggcagacttatcaagggtcgaatagtaaattcaaattttagagtttcaaaattcacacattcaaattttaatccccctattcaaatatAAATcccaatgtgagatttatcacacctcgatcaTGGAAActgtcctaatttgaatattcattacgtaaaatctgccgagttcatatagaaatcaatggcagaggttatttgaacaatttgaagattttaatagccttcctgacatttaagtttttttgttttttttaactcgattCATACAAATCGAATACAAATCAgttacaatttgaattttcgggttggaaTTATTCAATCAAAtaataaacattcaaattttttcttaaatgacctcccagtcgaattgtgagtatattcaagttaaagacaaattcacatgaatttgaa
This sequence is a window from Xenopus laevis strain J_2021 chromosome 7S, Xenopus_laevis_v10.1, whole genome shotgun sequence. Protein-coding genes within it:
- the timm8b.S gene encoding translocase of inner mitochondrial membrane 8 homolog B S homeolog (The RefSeq protein has 1 substitution compared to this genomic sequence), which encodes MSDFDSNLDLSGTGANPAEAAELQRMLAVEQQKAQFTAQVHNFMDVCWDKCVDRPGNKLDSRTENCLVSCVDRFIDTTLSVTNRFAQIVQKGAH
- the sdhd.S gene encoding succinate dehydrogenase [ubiquinone] cytochrome b small subunit A, mitochondrial isoform X1, coding for MVTVLRLSSLCRANRASAFKSLLIRPVPCLSQDLHTVQTSQIHTSQNHHAASKAASLHWTSERALSVALLGLLPAAYLYPGAAVDYSLAAALTLHGHWGLGQVVTDYVHGDAKIKLANTSLFALSALTFAGLCYFNYHDVGICKAVAMLWSL